In the genome of Paenibacillus sp. FSL R5-0766, one region contains:
- a CDS encoding transglutaminase-like domain-containing protein: protein MWERNGNKAVNQNSVIDIKDEGYVIVPVLYRIFISAILLILSLEWIYPVTSSDQQGSERFLSVMAGLTGALLLVGLIRTGWITGVLIRLFIALAALCLMYGGDDPVRWAVAYPGIFSADMDTFINNWRFHSISTETRGLFMMCGWSMLMASVQSLVLLRRSVMLFGSATLLYLLLLESFAGLDVYASVIRSVLWTFLIQALLQLLRLNGGVTTPSYRGSPYGRWSAVTIVASAGMVLLSALPGQFASIPQPERISLEQMGERLARWAGYTQHSSIPAATAVTGYSTADAPMGAPLVQGNSIFFIAKSPKVTYWRGETRSYYNGSTWSDPGQSFETASPSGMLRADGWENPTYWSRIRQTVTMQREWKGPNPLFTGGIPVNVSFQDKNKDNQENMFSLLSNRDSATLWLASSGDDKVKNYSADVMVPVASPEQLRLLEETNKGKDPASIRRDYLQLPTPLPDRVQTLAKEIIQGSETRYDAVQAVKTYLAAHAEYTLDTRMPPRGTDFVDDFLFVTRQGYCNHFSTAMIVLLRSEGIPARWVKGFGPGVADPDVPSQYVISQGDAHSWVEVYFPGAGWMPIEATPGFTMAQGAGEGVAALAGAQSVTETPPYMSGGLGYAGAWLLARARAIAAEPWLAAALVAAALLGAAALVRMRRLRPALRIRLLLAWPRSSFPDRERLLGAAAPVWAALARRYGPRPPGMTLREYAASPALAAGADGADIARFAADWERLLYGPDRPLRADSLDFLRRALRLARRLQAL from the coding sequence ATGTGGGAGCGTAATGGTAATAAAGCTGTGAACCAGAATTCTGTGATAGACATAAAGGATGAGGGATATGTTATCGTACCTGTCCTGTACAGAATTTTTATTTCGGCCATTTTACTTATACTGTCTCTGGAGTGGATATATCCGGTAACATCATCAGATCAGCAGGGCAGTGAAAGGTTCTTGTCCGTAATGGCGGGATTAACGGGAGCATTGCTGCTCGTGGGATTGATTCGTACAGGATGGATCACTGGAGTACTGATCCGATTATTCATTGCACTCGCTGCTTTATGTCTGATGTACGGAGGAGATGATCCTGTCCGTTGGGCAGTCGCTTATCCGGGAATATTTTCAGCGGATATGGACACTTTTATAAATAACTGGCGATTCCACTCGATTAGTACAGAAACGAGAGGTTTGTTCATGATGTGCGGCTGGAGCATGCTCATGGCTTCTGTGCAATCCCTCGTATTGTTACGTCGAAGCGTTATGCTGTTTGGCAGTGCAACGCTGCTCTATTTGCTTCTGCTTGAATCTTTTGCGGGGCTGGATGTGTATGCTTCCGTAATACGGTCTGTCCTATGGACTTTTCTTATTCAGGCTCTGCTTCAGCTATTACGTCTCAATGGAGGAGTCACTACTCCAAGTTATCGTGGCAGCCCCTATGGCCGTTGGAGTGCCGTTACTATCGTTGCTTCCGCAGGTATGGTGCTTCTCTCCGCGTTACCTGGCCAGTTTGCTTCCATTCCTCAACCGGAACGCATATCTTTGGAGCAGATGGGTGAACGCCTAGCTCGCTGGGCAGGTTATACACAGCACAGTAGTATCCCTGCTGCAACGGCAGTCACGGGATATAGCACAGCGGATGCGCCTATGGGAGCACCGTTGGTGCAGGGGAATTCCATCTTTTTTATAGCGAAGAGTCCGAAAGTAACGTATTGGCGAGGGGAGACCCGTTCATATTATAACGGTAGTACTTGGAGTGACCCGGGTCAAAGCTTCGAAACGGCAAGTCCATCCGGAATGCTGCGTGCTGATGGTTGGGAGAATCCAACCTATTGGAGTCGCATTCGCCAAACCGTTACGATGCAGCGAGAGTGGAAAGGACCAAATCCTCTCTTTACCGGGGGCATACCGGTTAACGTATCGTTCCAGGATAAGAACAAGGATAATCAGGAAAACATGTTTTCTTTGCTGTCTAATCGCGATTCGGCAACATTGTGGCTCGCGAGCTCAGGGGACGATAAGGTTAAAAATTATTCGGCAGACGTCATGGTTCCTGTCGCATCCCCTGAACAGTTACGTCTTCTTGAGGAAACGAATAAAGGGAAAGATCCGGCATCCATTCGGAGGGACTATCTGCAATTACCTACACCACTCCCTGATCGAGTGCAGACGCTTGCCAAGGAAATCATTCAAGGCAGTGAGACCCGGTATGACGCTGTGCAAGCTGTAAAGACTTATCTGGCTGCTCATGCCGAGTATACGTTGGATACCCGTATGCCACCGCGTGGAACCGATTTTGTGGACGATTTTTTATTCGTCACCCGGCAGGGGTATTGCAATCATTTCTCCACAGCTATGATTGTGTTACTTCGTTCGGAAGGTATCCCCGCACGCTGGGTTAAAGGCTTTGGTCCCGGAGTTGCTGACCCGGATGTGCCCAGTCAGTATGTGATTTCACAGGGAGATGCACATTCCTGGGTAGAGGTGTATTTTCCGGGTGCAGGCTGGATGCCGATAGAGGCCACGCCAGGCTTCACCATGGCGCAAGGCGCGGGCGAAGGTGTCGCAGCGCTCGCCGGGGCGCAGTCTGTTACGGAGACTCCGCCGTATATGAGCGGCGGATTGGGTTACGCGGGCGCATGGCTGCTCGCCCGCGCACGGGCCATTGCCGCGGAGCCATGGCTCGCGGCAGCCCTTGTGGCAGCGGCCCTGCTGGGCGCCGCTGCTCTGGTCCGCATGCGGCGGCTACGCCCCGCGCTGCGGATAAGGCTGCTGCTGGCGTGGCCGCGCAGCAGCTTTCCAGACCGCGAGCGGCTGCTGGGCGCCGCCGCTCCGGTCTGGGCCGCGCTCGCGCGCCGGTACGGCCCGCGGCCGCCGGGTATGACGCTGCGTGAATATGCAGCGTCACCGGCTTTGGCCGCAGGCGCGGACGGCGCGGACATCGCGCGGTTTGCAGCCGACTGGGAACGGCTGCTGTACGGCCCAGACCGTCCGTTGCGCGCGGACAGTCTGGACTTCCTGCGCCGGGCACTTCGTCTGGCCCGGCGGTTGCAGGCGTTGTAA
- a CDS encoding DedA family protein — MELLEKIQHLFGSYGYSVLFFGLLLEFIALPFPGETTMAYAGFLSYKGHLDFGILTILAFLGTTIGMTITYFIGAKAGLPFITRYGKWFLLKQDKLDKTQKWFAKYGNALIFIGYFIPGVRHFTGYFAGIAAVPFRKFALYAYSGALFWVVLFLGIGKIFGPQWNAVFHLAHQYAAYIVGGIGLLLIAAVLYRYRKAWTARSTVSKPAPVRQRQK; from the coding sequence TTGGAATTGCTTGAGAAGATCCAACATCTGTTTGGGTCCTACGGATACAGCGTATTGTTTTTTGGCTTGTTGCTTGAATTCATCGCACTTCCCTTTCCTGGTGAAACAACGATGGCTTACGCAGGGTTTCTATCCTACAAGGGGCATCTGGACTTCGGAATCCTCACCATACTGGCTTTTCTGGGAACAACGATTGGCATGACAATCACTTATTTTATTGGAGCCAAAGCAGGACTGCCCTTTATAACACGATACGGAAAATGGTTTCTACTGAAGCAGGACAAGCTCGATAAAACGCAAAAGTGGTTCGCCAAGTATGGTAATGCCTTAATCTTCATCGGTTATTTCATTCCGGGTGTAAGGCATTTCACCGGATATTTTGCGGGCATAGCCGCTGTTCCCTTTCGCAAATTCGCTCTCTACGCCTATTCAGGTGCACTGTTCTGGGTTGTACTGTTTCTGGGCATTGGCAAAATATTTGGCCCCCAGTGGAACGCCGTATTCCATCTGGCTCATCAATATGCTGCATATATCGTGGGAGGAATCGGCCTACTGCTTATCGCAGCCGTGCTCTATCGTTACCGCAAAGCATGGACAGCTAGATCCACCGTATCCAAGCCAGCCCCTGTTCGACAAAGACAAAAGTAA
- a CDS encoding Ger(x)C family spore germination protein — protein MNRCLRLILSCVILLPLLTGCWDRQELNELGIMLGLGVDKDGDMIKVSAQVVVPNEVSSKAGGGKGTAVTQYEASATTLFEAIQKLTETSPRRIFLAHIRVLVFGEEYARKNGIYDVIEALMREPTARPDYYVLVAKNTTASQLLDVLTPLDNTPAEKIFNSLDISSKTWSPTTTVTGDELLEFMISPGIQPVITGVEILGPKSHSGNKDNISTIRSPARLNTTGLSVFKKDKLIGWLNEDESKGYNYIRDNVKSTVSHMPCRKQGNVTFKALRTTTKRKAEIVNDKPVIHIDVKNVSSIGAVECGIKIGSMKVLKELEADSEERLIELMQNSVNSVKRKFHVDIFGFGQEVYHADPKFFKKIENEWDKHFEELDIKYKTNVQIKRVGTMDDSFRNEVK, from the coding sequence ATGAATAGATGCTTACGCTTAATATTATCCTGTGTCATTCTGCTTCCTCTCCTTACCGGATGCTGGGATCGGCAGGAATTGAATGAACTTGGCATTATGCTGGGTCTCGGTGTGGACAAAGATGGAGATATGATCAAAGTGAGTGCTCAGGTCGTTGTTCCAAATGAGGTATCTTCCAAAGCAGGGGGAGGGAAAGGGACAGCCGTTACACAGTACGAAGCGTCCGCTACAACCTTGTTTGAAGCCATTCAGAAATTAACGGAGACCAGCCCGCGCAGAATCTTCCTTGCACATATCCGGGTTCTGGTATTTGGTGAAGAATATGCACGTAAAAACGGAATATATGATGTTATAGAGGCGTTAATGCGTGAGCCTACAGCAAGACCTGATTATTACGTCCTAGTTGCTAAGAATACTACTGCTTCCCAGCTGCTTGACGTACTTACACCTTTAGATAATACTCCAGCTGAAAAAATATTTAATTCTCTCGATATATCTTCTAAGACCTGGTCCCCCACTACCACGGTCACCGGGGATGAATTACTCGAGTTCATGATATCGCCTGGCATCCAGCCCGTCATTACGGGTGTAGAGATCCTCGGTCCCAAAAGCCATAGCGGGAATAAAGACAATATATCGACCATTCGCTCACCAGCTCGCCTCAATACGACGGGACTGAGTGTATTCAAGAAAGACAAGCTGATTGGTTGGTTAAATGAGGATGAATCCAAAGGCTACAATTATATCCGTGACAATGTAAAATCAACGGTCAGCCATATGCCTTGTCGCAAGCAAGGCAACGTGACGTTTAAGGCGCTCCGTACAACAACGAAAAGAAAAGCAGAAATCGTAAATGATAAGCCTGTAATCCACATCGATGTCAAGAATGTCTCCTCCATCGGTGCAGTTGAATGCGGGATCAAGATTGGTTCGATGAAAGTTCTCAAAGAACTTGAAGCCGATAGTGAAGAACGATTAATTGAACTGATGCAGAACTCTGTCAATTCAGTAAAACGCAAATTCCATGTCGATATATTTGGTTTTGGACAGGAAGTGTACCATGCAGATCCCAAGTTCTTCAAGAAGATAGAAAATGAGTGGGATAAACATTTTGAAGAACTGGATATCAAGTACAAAACCAATGTGCAGATTAAACGTGTCGGTACAATGGATGATTCATTCAGAAACGAAGTAAAGTAA
- a CDS encoding polysaccharide deacetylase family protein — translation MFLSKQWSVILVRVAVLLCAFAAYAGVAYASSASGSDDPISAEKKTQDKVVYLSFDDGPGNHTREVLNILRKEKVLATFFVLGEQAERYPELIRGLVEDGHALGNHTFNHQYEQLYSDFKVFWKQIKQTEEVLERITGFRPNLVRAPGGTYGHFDQSYFDLLHLGGYTVMDWNVDSGDSKRKGVPAKEILSNSTKVPAGARSVIVLMHDGGAHAETVKALPGIIKYYRDHGYRFDTIKSTDQPVQFRVHPDGKYKARKAPGKAWIAEHVEANATLWLASKKLKVEVGLAAATLQPGEFRMEGQRIMVPLRTFMKKFGGSTRWDSETRTAIAVWKERTIHADSVSGTLTTTGTIETGAVQSQGGTIWVPLRELLEQMGLRVNSLTSNEAEWTVKAGTSRSISAMNNIYKYKMI, via the coding sequence ATGTTTTTATCTAAACAATGGTCTGTCATTCTCGTACGAGTGGCGGTCTTGTTATGTGCATTCGCTGCCTATGCAGGCGTAGCTTACGCGTCTTCTGCTTCCGGCTCAGATGATCCGATCTCGGCAGAAAAGAAAACCCAAGACAAGGTAGTCTATCTGAGTTTTGACGACGGACCGGGTAACCATACCCGTGAAGTGTTGAATATTTTGCGCAAGGAGAAGGTTTTGGCTACATTTTTTGTGCTGGGTGAGCAGGCAGAGCGTTATCCGGAGTTAATCCGGGGGCTTGTGGAGGATGGACATGCTTTGGGCAATCATACGTTTAATCATCAATACGAACAGTTGTACAGTGATTTTAAAGTGTTCTGGAAACAAATTAAGCAGACAGAGGAAGTACTGGAGCGTATAACCGGTTTCCGTCCGAATCTGGTGCGAGCACCAGGCGGTACCTACGGGCATTTTGACCAGAGTTATTTTGATTTGCTGCATTTGGGTGGATACACCGTCATGGACTGGAACGTCGATAGTGGGGATTCCAAACGTAAAGGTGTTCCGGCCAAAGAGATCCTCAGCAATTCGACCAAAGTACCTGCGGGAGCACGTTCGGTCATTGTCCTGATGCATGACGGTGGTGCACATGCTGAAACGGTAAAAGCACTTCCGGGTATTATCAAATATTATCGTGATCATGGATATCGTTTTGACACCATAAAAAGTACAGATCAACCAGTTCAATTCCGTGTGCATCCAGATGGTAAGTATAAGGCCCGCAAGGCGCCAGGAAAGGCCTGGATCGCAGAGCATGTAGAAGCGAACGCAACATTATGGCTTGCAAGCAAGAAGTTGAAGGTAGAGGTGGGATTGGCTGCAGCTACCTTGCAACCGGGTGAGTTCCGCATGGAGGGTCAGCGAATCATGGTGCCTTTGCGTACGTTCATGAAAAAATTCGGGGGCAGCACTCGCTGGGACTCTGAAACAAGGACGGCCATAGCAGTATGGAAGGAAAGAACGATTCATGCAGACAGCGTGAGCGGAACACTGACAACAACAGGGACAATTGAAACGGGAGCAGTACAGAGTCAGGGGGGAACCATCTGGGTTCCGTTACGTGAGTTACTGGAGCAGATGGGGTTGAGGGTGAATTCCTTAACCAGTAATGAAGCAGAGTGGACGGTAAAGGCAGGCACTTCCAGATCCATTTCGGCAATGAACAACATATATAAGTATAAAATGATCTGA
- a CDS encoding spore germination protein, producing the protein MRESSLESQDQRQISPDLSENMEYCKQVMGNSNDLMMRPLQCLHKWPAVMLYIDGLVDVQILNHSIMESLLHKRDLPDFSADDEHLNYLQNDVLIASDVLLVNDMDEVLNALLSGSAILLLEGSVRGLKIGAAGWEDRSVGEPVSQTVVRGPMEGFNENLRTNTSLIRKRIRDPHLWIEEREIGRVTKTRVAMLYLEHVVDQEIVQELRRRLDEIDIDSILEGGYIEELVEDKTRTIFPTVYNSERPDTVTAALLEGRVAIIVDGTPFVLVVPALFVHFFQSPEDYYQRADISTLIRLIRYLAFFIALLSPSFYIAITTFHQEMLPTNLLISLAAQREGVPFPAFIEALLMELTYEILREAGIRIPKTVGQAVSIVGTLVIGQAAVDAGVVSAAMVIIVSITAISSYVIPENGLSISVRMLRFVLMILAAAFGFYGILIVLLITVTHLCSLRSFGVPYMSPFAPFIQKDLKDTIFRVPWSRMKTRPLSTSTTNETRQSTKKTKR; encoded by the coding sequence ATGCGTGAATCGTCGCTGGAAAGCCAAGATCAGAGGCAAATCTCTCCGGATCTAAGCGAAAATATGGAATACTGCAAGCAAGTGATGGGGAACAGCAACGACTTGATGATGCGCCCTCTCCAGTGTCTACATAAATGGCCTGCCGTCATGTTATACATCGATGGATTGGTGGATGTTCAGATTCTGAATCACTCCATCATGGAATCCTTATTGCATAAGCGTGATCTTCCTGATTTTTCAGCAGATGATGAACATCTGAATTACCTCCAAAACGATGTTCTGATCGCAAGTGATGTCCTGCTCGTCAATGATATGGATGAAGTGCTGAACGCTCTGTTGTCGGGATCAGCGATCTTACTACTGGAAGGATCTGTACGAGGATTGAAAATTGGCGCAGCAGGCTGGGAAGATCGATCCGTTGGAGAGCCTGTATCCCAAACCGTCGTTCGTGGACCGATGGAAGGTTTCAATGAAAACCTGCGTACCAACACTTCATTAATTCGCAAACGAATCCGAGATCCTCATCTCTGGATCGAAGAAAGAGAGATCGGTCGAGTTACCAAGACCCGAGTTGCTATGCTGTACCTGGAACATGTCGTAGATCAGGAGATAGTGCAGGAACTAAGGCGAAGACTGGATGAGATTGATATCGACAGCATTCTCGAGGGAGGATACATCGAAGAGCTGGTTGAGGATAAGACAAGGACTATTTTTCCAACAGTATATAATAGCGAACGACCCGATACTGTAACCGCGGCGCTGCTGGAAGGCCGGGTCGCAATCATTGTCGACGGGACACCGTTTGTTTTAGTTGTTCCCGCCTTGTTTGTTCATTTCTTTCAGTCACCTGAAGATTATTATCAGCGAGCTGATATAAGTACACTGATTCGATTGATCCGATATCTGGCCTTTTTTATCGCACTGCTCTCTCCGTCCTTTTATATTGCCATTACTACTTTTCATCAGGAGATGCTTCCTACCAACCTTCTAATCAGTTTGGCGGCTCAGCGAGAAGGTGTGCCTTTCCCGGCTTTTATTGAAGCCCTGTTGATGGAGCTAACTTATGAGATTCTGCGAGAAGCAGGCATTCGGATACCGAAGACGGTCGGTCAGGCTGTGTCCATTGTGGGTACGCTTGTTATTGGTCAAGCCGCGGTAGATGCGGGGGTTGTATCTGCTGCAATGGTCATCATCGTATCCATCACTGCGATATCCAGTTATGTCATTCCCGAAAATGGGCTATCCATCTCGGTACGTATGTTGCGGTTCGTTCTGATGATCCTGGCCGCTGCCTTCGGATTCTATGGCATCCTGATTGTGTTGTTAATTACCGTAACGCATCTTTGCAGCTTGCGTTCTTTCGGGGTACCTTATATGTCCCCTTTTGCACCCTTTATCCAGAAGGATCTCAAAGACACGATCTTTCGTGTACCCTGGTCCCGTATGAAAACTCGTCCGCTCTCTACCAGCACAACAAATGAAACTAGACAGTCCACCAAAAAAACGAAGCGGTAA
- a CDS encoding DUF58 domain-containing protein has translation MTALGQRIVSAVLVVAFASLYQWHGGKAALFLSVIAFLMFTGGLLLHWFGPRRIHIRRKIHANRIEAGEQVRVLVELEFNCRIPLLWIVLCENTPAGVHRKLIFPGTRRQFSYQYECSGLRRGVYRWDTGRLYWGDMFGWNTLSAETAGGTPLIVVPQATAWGKGDSVEFKAMIEGTLSERRNSQGNRSPEFREYQQGDPLGRVHWKSTAKTGKLQTFLPDTTDLSSLGILVYEGASGYDVKQRENLDVPAFERVVLAAARWIHTAERDDIPYHLWMEGGDKSYDAQYQWQHGPFHADDENHGLDKLAEARISKAQSGSVSLRTEMLDGLTSGSRIVVLTGKMDPVLAEWIITAIGSGYRVEVQLTEADQNQNQLGSTDRLMNGLGYDSLSLERLRHSGVLIHAVTDVALSSLGKVEVTDVGA, from the coding sequence ATGACTGCGCTGGGACAACGGATTGTGAGTGCTGTCTTGGTGGTGGCTTTTGCTTCCTTGTATCAGTGGCATGGGGGCAAAGCGGCGTTGTTTCTATCTGTTATAGCTTTCTTGATGTTCACAGGAGGTCTGCTTCTCCATTGGTTCGGACCCCGGCGTATTCATATCCGTCGGAAAATACACGCGAACCGGATTGAGGCAGGCGAGCAGGTACGGGTTCTTGTCGAACTGGAATTCAATTGCCGTATTCCATTGTTATGGATCGTTCTGTGTGAGAACACACCTGCAGGTGTTCATCGCAAATTGATTTTCCCGGGAACACGGCGACAATTTTCCTATCAATATGAATGTTCCGGTTTACGCAGAGGAGTCTACAGATGGGATACGGGCAGATTGTATTGGGGGGATATGTTTGGCTGGAATACCCTCTCCGCAGAGACCGCAGGAGGTACACCCCTGATTGTTGTTCCTCAAGCAACGGCTTGGGGGAAGGGGGATTCGGTAGAATTCAAAGCGATGATCGAAGGGACTCTGTCAGAGCGAAGAAATAGTCAGGGTAACCGTAGTCCTGAGTTCCGTGAATATCAGCAGGGTGACCCACTGGGACGAGTTCATTGGAAAAGTACAGCCAAAACGGGAAAACTTCAGACCTTTCTGCCCGATACTACGGATCTGTCTTCGCTCGGCATCCTTGTGTATGAAGGCGCGTCGGGGTATGACGTAAAACAGCGGGAGAACTTGGATGTACCTGCTTTTGAACGAGTGGTTCTTGCAGCTGCCCGCTGGATTCATACCGCTGAGCGGGATGACATTCCTTATCATCTGTGGATGGAAGGTGGCGATAAGAGCTATGATGCACAGTATCAATGGCAACATGGGCCGTTCCATGCAGATGATGAGAATCATGGACTGGACAAGTTAGCGGAGGCACGGATATCCAAAGCACAATCAGGCTCTGTTTCGCTTCGAACGGAGATGCTGGATGGACTGACGAGTGGGTCGCGAATTGTGGTTCTCACAGGCAAGATGGATCCGGTTCTGGCCGAATGGATCATAACTGCAATCGGGTCGGGTTATCGTGTAGAGGTGCAATTGACTGAAGCGGACCAGAACCAAAACCAATTAGGATCAACGGATAGATTGATGAATGGATTGGGATATGACAGCTTAAGTTTGGAGCGGCTTCGTCACAGCGGGGTGCTTATACACGCGGTTACAGACGTTGCGTTATCTTCATTGGGAAAGGTGGAGGTAACGGATGTGGGAGCGTAA
- the guaA gene encoding glutamine-hydrolyzing GMP synthase, whose product MNKQNEIVVVLDFGGQYNQLIARRIRDLGVYSELLPYNTPAEKIAEMAPKGIVFSGGPSSVYAENAPHVDPGVYDLGLPIFGICYGMQLMAQQLEGKVERSEKREYGKADLEFAAGSTLAKGIEGEHTVWMSHGDHVVTLPPGFKLDAGTESAPIAAMSNDERKLYAVQFHPEVRHSVRGNDMIRNFLFEICGCEGNWTMETFIDDTIKDIREKVGDSKVLCALSGGVDSSVVAALLHKAIGDQLTCMFIDHGLLRKGEAESVMETFVGKFDMKVVKIDAQERFMSKLAGVDDPEQKRKIIGNEFIYVFDEESKQFDDFAFLAQGTLYTDIVESGTATAQTIKSHHNVGGLPEDMNFKLIEPLSTLFKDEVRKVGTECGLPDEIVHRQPFPGPGLAIRVLGEVTEEKLTIVRDSDYILREEIAKAGLDREIWQYFTALPNMKSVGVMGDARTYSYTVGIRAVTSIDGMTADWARIPWDVLEKISVRIVNEVDNVNRIVYDVTSKPPATIEWE is encoded by the coding sequence ATGAATAAGCAGAATGAGATTGTGGTTGTCCTTGACTTTGGGGGCCAATACAACCAGTTAATCGCCAGAAGAATCCGGGATCTTGGCGTATACAGCGAGCTTTTGCCGTATAACACACCGGCGGAAAAGATCGCAGAAATGGCACCAAAAGGAATCGTATTTTCAGGTGGGCCGTCCAGCGTATACGCTGAGAATGCTCCACACGTGGACCCAGGTGTCTATGACCTAGGCTTGCCAATCTTCGGTATCTGCTACGGAATGCAGCTTATGGCCCAACAGCTCGAAGGTAAAGTAGAACGTTCCGAGAAGCGTGAGTACGGTAAAGCCGACCTTGAGTTTGCTGCTGGATCTACACTGGCAAAAGGCATTGAAGGCGAACATACGGTATGGATGAGTCACGGTGACCACGTGGTTACACTTCCTCCAGGTTTCAAACTGGATGCAGGCACGGAAAGTGCGCCAATCGCTGCCATGAGCAACGATGAACGTAAATTGTATGCTGTTCAGTTCCATCCGGAGGTACGTCACTCTGTTCGCGGTAACGACATGATTCGTAACTTCCTGTTCGAAATCTGTGGTTGCGAAGGCAACTGGACGATGGAGACATTCATCGATGACACCATTAAAGACATTCGTGAAAAAGTGGGCGACAGTAAAGTACTGTGTGCGCTTAGCGGCGGTGTAGATTCTTCCGTTGTAGCTGCATTGCTTCACAAAGCCATTGGTGATCAACTGACATGTATGTTTATCGACCACGGTCTGCTACGTAAAGGCGAAGCAGAAAGTGTAATGGAGACATTTGTCGGCAAATTCGACATGAAAGTTGTCAAAATTGATGCACAAGAGCGCTTCATGTCCAAGCTAGCTGGCGTGGATGATCCGGAACAAAAACGTAAAATCATCGGTAACGAGTTTATTTACGTATTTGACGAAGAGTCCAAGCAGTTCGATGACTTTGCATTCCTGGCACAAGGTACACTGTACACGGACATCGTGGAAAGTGGTACAGCGACTGCACAGACCATCAAATCCCACCACAACGTGGGCGGTCTGCCTGAGGACATGAACTTCAAACTGATCGAGCCGCTGAGCACGCTGTTCAAGGATGAAGTACGTAAAGTCGGTACCGAGTGTGGCTTGCCGGACGAAATTGTTCACCGTCAGCCGTTCCCTGGTCCAGGTCTTGCGATCCGTGTTCTTGGTGAGGTTACCGAAGAGAAACTTACCATCGTTCGTGATTCAGACTACATCCTGCGTGAAGAGATTGCCAAAGCCGGTCTCGACCGCGAAATCTGGCAGTACTTCACAGCCCTGCCGAACATGAAGAGTGTTGGCGTTATGGGTGATGCGCGTACGTATTCCTACACTGTAGGTATCCGTGCTGTAACATCCATCGACGGTATGACAGCTGACTGGGCACGTATCCCTTGGGATGTGTTGGAGAAAATCTCCGTACGGATTGTTAACGAAGTTGATAACGTAAACCGTATCGTCTATGACGTAACTTCCAAACCACCTGCAACGATCGAGTGGGAATAG
- a CDS encoding MoxR family ATPase yields MEHEHAVELLNRVMKRVESVIIGKKTEIRYVLTAMLSGGHVLLEDVPGTGKTMLVRAVASALDCSMGRIQFTSDVMPADVTGTSIYHPHTAEFKFRPGPVMSNVVLADEINRASPRTQSALLEAMEERRITVDGTTYALPRPFFLLATQNPLQFEGTYRLPEAQLDRFIMRIGLGYPDPEQELELLTRMQGREALDELRPVLLAEEVVAMQREVKQVHVDPVVKQYLVAVAVASRSLPAVRLGISPRGTLAWMAAAQSFAYLQGRSYVIPDDVKEVAVPVLSHRIQLKAQNRAEVWGQVQVIEEALSSVPVPVQMASQGRGRRQ; encoded by the coding sequence ATGGAACATGAACATGCTGTTGAATTGTTAAACAGGGTCATGAAGCGTGTTGAGAGTGTGATTATTGGCAAAAAAACAGAGATTCGTTATGTCCTCACTGCAATGCTCAGTGGAGGTCATGTACTTCTGGAAGATGTGCCGGGTACCGGGAAAACGATGCTGGTTCGTGCCGTTGCTTCTGCACTGGACTGCTCCATGGGCCGGATTCAATTCACGTCCGATGTCATGCCGGCAGATGTTACGGGGACTTCAATCTATCATCCACATACAGCTGAATTCAAGTTTCGGCCCGGGCCTGTCATGTCCAACGTTGTCCTGGCTGATGAAATAAATCGCGCTTCACCTCGCACTCAGTCTGCCCTGCTGGAGGCAATGGAGGAACGACGTATTACGGTTGATGGCACAACCTATGCCTTGCCACGCCCGTTCTTTCTGCTGGCGACACAGAATCCGTTACAGTTCGAAGGTACGTACCGTCTGCCTGAAGCGCAGCTGGATCGATTTATCATGAGAATTGGACTGGGGTATCCCGATCCGGAACAGGAATTGGAATTGTTGACCCGCATGCAAGGTAGAGAAGCGCTTGATGAACTTCGCCCTGTCCTGCTTGCTGAAGAGGTCGTAGCCATGCAGCGCGAAGTCAAACAGGTACATGTTGATCCCGTCGTCAAACAGTATCTGGTGGCCGTTGCTGTAGCCTCTCGCAGTCTTCCGGCGGTCAGATTGGGCATCAGTCCGCGTGGAACACTGGCCTGGATGGCTGCGGCGCAGTCATTTGCCTATCTTCAAGGACGCAGTTATGTCATTCCGGATGATGTGAAAGAGGTAGCTGTGCCTGTCCTTTCCCACCGTATTCAATTGAAGGCACAGAACAGAGCGGAGGTTTGGGGGCAAGTACAAGTCATTGAAGAAGCATTGTCATCGGTCCCGGTACCTGTACAGATGGCATCACAGGGAAGGGGACGGAGGCAATGA